AACCGGTGTGGAAATTCTGGCAAGATGCCGACCGCCGCCAGACCTTTTCATCCACCGCTTGGGAAAACGCTCTGTTTCTGACCAAATGGCTGACGCTGGCCTATCTGATCGAAGCGCTGATGCTACGTTACATCCCTGCCGAAATGATTGCGGGCGTTTTGGGTGGCACCGGAGTGATGCCTGTTCTACTGGGCGCTCTGGTCGGCGCACCGGCTTATCTTAACGGTTATGCTGCCGTACCGCTCGTTGATGCCCTTTTGACCCAAGGCATGAGCCAGGGTGCGGCCATGTCCTTTGTCATCGCGGGCGGAGTAAGCTGTATCCCCGCAGCAATTGCTGTCTGGGCCTTGGTGAAACCACGTGTCTTTGCAGCCTATCTGGGGTTCGCTTTAATCGGCGCGATGATTGCCGGTCTGGTCTGGCAGGCGATTGCCTGACGTGGCACCGCTGGCCTAACGAGCGGTTCGACATTTGTTTCCGTATAGGACATAATATCGCCAAAGTCGCCTTGTAGTTCATGAATAAGCTTCTGGAAAAGGAGCACTACAGACGATCACCTGTCAGCAACCGGAGCAGGCATGCTGGAATTCGAAAATGTATCAAAGTCCTTTTGGACAGGATCACAACACAAGGTGATCCTCGACAAGGCCTCGTTCCGTGTGGAACTGGGCCGGTCTTTGGGCATTCTCGCACCGAACGGAACCGGCAAGACAACGCTTATCAATATGATGGCAGGACTGGAAAAGCCTGACGAGGGCGAGATCCGGCGCAGCTGCAACATCTCGTTTCCGCTGGGCTTTATGGGTGGCGTCGTGGCGAAAGTATCTGCCATGGAAAACGCCCGCTACATCGCGCGGCTCTATGGGCTTGACCCTGATTATGTCGAAAGCTTCTGTCGTTGGTTGTGTAACCTTGGCGAATACTTCGACCAGCCGCTTGGCACCTATTCCGCCGGCATGCGCTCGCGCTTTTCCTTTGCGTTGATGCTGGCACTCGATTTTGACATGTACCTCATTGATGAGGGCATGCCGTCGACCACAGATGTTGAATTCAACCGCAAAGCGGGCGAAATTCTGCAAGAACGCCTGCGGACGACCACAATCATCATCGTCTCGCATCAGGCCGAGACACTGGAAAAATTCGCCCGTTCTGCCGCCGTTCTCGTAGATGGTCAGTTCGTTATGTTCGATACGTTGGAAGAAGCGAAACAATTGTATGACTACCAAACCCAAGGCTAGGAAATTCCGCATCAAGCGGACCACGCCCTCGGCAACGGATGTTGCTTCGCATGCGCCTGAAACGTCGCCAGAGGTGCCCGCGCGCCCTAAACCGCAGCCGGTGAAGGCAGAACCACGTCCGGTTGCGCCAACGCCCGCGCCCGAACAGCCTGCCGCACGCGCTGGTGAGGTTTCCTCCGCCGCTGAAGTGGTGGGCGAAACCGATATGGACGCGATCCGCCGCGAAGGGCTGACAGGCCGGCAGCTTCGTATGGCGCGACGCGTCGCTCAAAAGCACAACCTTGCCCCAACATCCGATTTTGACGCCGTCCGCCTGTTGCGCAGCAAGGGCATTGATCCGTTCCAGCGTTCGAACATGCTTGAGTTGGTTGTACCCGGTGGCGAGGAAGGCACGCCCGATGGCAAGAACGCGCCAAACCATCAGCTAGGCAGAGTGCAACTGCCCCAGACAGTCCCTGCAGGCGGAATGAACCTGCCATCGACCGATACCAATCCGGCCGAACGCAGGCAGCGCGAAATATCCGAGATTCAACGCGACATCACCCGCCGCCGCCGCCGTAAACTTGGCTTGCTTATGGTGCGACTGGCGTTTTTCGTCATGTTGCCGACATTCGCCGCAGGGTATTATTTCTACAACGTGGCGACCCCGATGTACGC
The Sulfitobacter noctilucicola genome window above contains:
- a CDS encoding ABC transporter ATP-binding protein; the encoded protein is MLEFENVSKSFWTGSQHKVILDKASFRVELGRSLGILAPNGTGKTTLINMMAGLEKPDEGEIRRSCNISFPLGFMGGVVAKVSAMENARYIARLYGLDPDYVESFCRWLCNLGEYFDQPLGTYSAGMRSRFSFALMLALDFDMYLIDEGMPSTTDVEFNRKAGEILQERLRTTTIIIVSHQAETLEKFARSAAVLVDGQFVMFDTLEEAKQLYDYQTQG